From a single Candidatus Izimaplasma bacterium HR1 genomic region:
- the epsE gene encoding Type II secretion system protein E, giving the protein MARNVQKRLGDVLFEQGVVTEKQINEALRKRDKGEKIGEALIRFDYCNDSQIVDAMEASLGIRRVNLQLLYIDETVLKLLDEEFVTKAKIMPINIHGRRVVIATNDPLDFPTIENVRLRTGMNVETVLATQNDIDTAIARYYGFSKTLKNLGIEVKEQKREDEKFYEELLSDPDADANESPIIQLVNQILLTAVKSEASDIHIDPTDIEFRIRYRIDGVLGTERTLPKVILPKLISRIKVMSHMDITDTRTPQDGRIKTVIEGRPIDLRISTLPTIRGEKAVMRVLDLSRDNKGLDRLGLSDRDRRIFERLINRPNGIVLVSGPTGSGKTTTLYASLDQLNADDVNIITVEDPVEIELEGINQVNVNPEINFTFANALRSILRQDPNIIMVGEIRDGETAEIAVKASLTGHLVLSTIHTNSSVKTITRLIDMGIDSFLVASSLSGVVAQRLVRVVCPHCAKEDKPTKSELEVFEKNNVKVTKIKRAVGCELCNNKGYKGRHAIFEILDVNESIVRMVSNEAKEYELLEKARSNGTKLLIEAGLEKVKEGITTLEEVMRISLD; this is encoded by the coding sequence ATGGCAAGAAATGTCCAAAAACGTCTTGGAGATGTTTTATTTGAGCAAGGTGTAGTAACAGAAAAACAGATTAATGAAGCACTGAGAAAACGCGATAAAGGCGAAAAAATCGGTGAAGCATTAATTCGTTTTGATTACTGTAATGATTCTCAAATTGTTGATGCAATGGAAGCTTCATTGGGAATAAGAAGAGTGAATTTACAGTTATTATATATTGATGAAACAGTATTAAAGTTACTCGATGAAGAGTTTGTTACTAAGGCTAAAATTATGCCTATCAATATCCATGGTCGTCGTGTTGTTATTGCAACAAATGACCCTCTAGATTTCCCGACAATTGAAAATGTACGATTACGTACAGGGATGAATGTTGAGACAGTTTTAGCTACGCAAAACGATATAGATACAGCTATTGCTAGATATTACGGATTCAGTAAAACGTTAAAGAATCTGGGTATCGAAGTTAAAGAGCAAAAACGTGAAGATGAGAAATTCTATGAAGAATTATTATCAGATCCAGATGCTGATGCAAATGAATCACCAATTATTCAGTTAGTAAATCAAATTTTATTAACCGCAGTAAAATCAGAAGCATCAGATATTCATATTGATCCAACTGATATTGAATTTAGAATCCGTTACCGCATTGATGGTGTTTTAGGGACTGAAAGAACTTTACCAAAAGTTATTTTACCTAAACTTATTTCTCGTATTAAAGTAATGTCTCATATGGATATTACTGATACAAGAACTCCTCAAGATGGTCGTATTAAGACTGTTATTGAAGGTCGTCCTATCGATCTTCGTATTTCTACTTTACCGACAATACGCGGGGAAAAAGCAGTTATGAGGGTTTTAGATTTATCACGTGATAATAAAGGTTTAGATCGCTTGGGATTAAGTGATAGAGACCGTCGAATATTTGAAAGATTGATAAACAGACCGAATGGTATCGTTTTAGTAAGTGGGCCTACAGGTAGTGGGAAAACTACTACATTATATGCATCTTTAGATCAACTAAATGCTGATGATGTGAATATCATTACTGTTGAAGATCCAGTAGAGATTGAACTAGAAGGTATCAACCAAGTAAATGTAAATCCTGAAATAAACTTTACATTTGCCAATGCTTTACGTTCTATCTTACGTCAAGATCCAAACATTATAATGGTTGGGGAGATTCGTGATGGGGAAACTGCTGAAATTGCAGTTAAAGCATCATTAACAGGTCATTTAGTTTTAAGTACTATTCATACGAATAGTTCGGTTAAAACTATTACCCGATTAATTGATATGGGAATTGATTCATTCTTAGTTGCTTCTTCATTAAGTGGAGTAGTTGCTCAAAGACTCGTTAGAGTTGTATGTCCTCATTGTGCTAAAGAAGACAAGCCAACTAAATCAGAGTTAGAAGTATTTGAAAAGAATAACGTTAAAGTAACGAAGATTAAAAGAGCAGTCGGTTGTGAACTTTGTAATAATAAAGGATATAAAGGCCGTCATGCTATATTTGAAATACTAGATGTTAATGAATCAATTGTTAGAATGGTTTCTAATGAAGCAAAAGAATATGAGTTATTAGAAAAGGCTCGTTCAAACGGGACTAAACTTCTAATTGAAGCAGGATTAGAAAAAGTTAAAGAAGGTATTACCACGCTAGAAGAAGTAATGCGAATTAGCTTAGATTAG
- the epsF gene encoding Type II secretion system protein F, translated as MKIFDYKYRARRLKDGKIVRGLTEAPNKNMVSKFLQEQGLKPIEIYTQKSWLGDVSRISFGAVLKERDLIFYLRQLGSLLNAGVKLNEASEILATQQTNKQIRRIFYGIYFEVNSGTTLADAYSEYPKDFPEILVSMIRVGEKTGDLKSAIEEIVLYFETQFRIKTSIRQTLMMPIIYLIVAFFVAIFIFVFVMPGYEDMFSTIEGAKMPAITQFFIDFGNFVKGNAIMIVGVFALTILTFTYLKRKSKTFQTFLSWLSIKMPIIGQIVKLNNLSRIAATLSQMLNNHVPLQECLVATYDTLTNKIYKDLIIEAQKNVNNGDYMSQAFEHHYAVEVVFTRMISVGERTGDLGKMLKNLSTFYDEDSTVKIDRVRKLLEPLLLIVIFSIVVVMLLAIMLPSLSFTAQI; from the coding sequence ATGAAAATTTTTGATTATAAATATCGTGCAAGAAGACTAAAAGATGGAAAAATTGTTCGTGGTTTAACTGAAGCACCTAATAAAAACATGGTGAGTAAGTTTTTACAGGAGCAAGGATTAAAACCAATTGAGATTTATACGCAAAAGTCTTGGCTTGGTGATGTGAGTCGTATTAGTTTTGGTGCAGTTTTAAAAGAAAGAGATTTAATATTTTACTTAAGACAACTTGGTTCATTACTAAACGCAGGTGTTAAATTAAATGAGGCAAGTGAAATATTAGCAACTCAGCAAACTAATAAACAAATAAGAAGAATCTTTTATGGAATCTACTTTGAAGTTAATAGTGGGACAACTTTAGCTGATGCATATAGTGAATATCCTAAAGATTTTCCTGAAATTCTAGTTTCAATGATTAGAGTTGGTGAAAAAACAGGGGATTTAAAAAGTGCAATAGAAGAGATTGTTTTATATTTTGAAACACAGTTTCGAATTAAAACTTCAATCAGACAAACATTGATGATGCCAATTATTTATTTAATAGTTGCATTCTTTGTAGCAATCTTTATATTCGTATTTGTAATGCCAGGATATGAGGACATGTTTAGTACAATTGAAGGCGCCAAAATGCCTGCGATAACCCAATTCTTTATTGATTTTGGTAACTTCGTTAAAGGCAATGCAATAATGATTGTAGGCGTGTTTGCATTAACTATTTTGACTTTTACTTATTTAAAAAGAAAGTCAAAAACGTTTCAAACGTTTTTATCATGGTTATCAATCAAAATGCCAATTATCGGGCAAATTGTTAAATTGAACAATTTATCAAGAATTGCTGCTACATTATCTCAAATGTTAAATAATCATGTACCATTACAAGAATGTTTAGTAGCGACTTATGATACTTTAACTAATAAGATCTATAAAGATTTAATAATAGAAGCGCAAAAAAATGTTAATAATGGGGACTATATGTCTCAAGCTTTTGAACATCATTATGCAGTTGAAGTTGTATTTACTAGAATGATCAGTGTTGGAGAGAGAACAGGGGACTTAGGGAAAATGCTTAAAAACCTTTCAACTTTCTATGATGAAGATAGTACTGTTAAAATCGACCGCGTTAGAAAATTGTTAGAACCATTATTACTGATTGTAATATTTAGTATAGTAGTAGTAATGCTTTTAGCTATTATGTTGCCTAGTTTATCGTTTACTGCACAAATCTAA
- the grpE gene encoding Protein GrpE produces MSKKTKVTEEVTEQEDKLIEEEELTLEEAQQLAIEKLELAIKDLQNEYLKEKADLENIKKRLEKERTLERKYAAMNFAKKLVSPLDTFELALSHEVDDEATKNFLQGFKMIQDQIKKALEEEGVSEIDALDEDYDPNFHQAIMTEKREGVEPNKVIEVLQKGYMFKDRVIRPVIVKISE; encoded by the coding sequence ATGAGTAAAAAAACTAAAGTTACTGAAGAGGTAACTGAACAAGAAGACAAACTTATAGAGGAAGAAGAACTAACTCTAGAAGAAGCACAACAACTAGCTATCGAGAAATTGGAACTAGCAATTAAAGATTTACAAAATGAGTATTTAAAAGAAAAAGCAGATTTAGAAAACATTAAAAAAAGATTAGAAAAAGAACGTACATTAGAACGTAAATACGCAGCGATGAATTTCGCTAAGAAATTAGTCAGTCCCCTTGATACATTTGAACTTGCATTGAGTCACGAAGTCGATGACGAAGCAACAAAGAACTTCTTGCAAGGATTTAAAATGATTCAAGACCAAATAAAAAAAGCCTTAGAAGAAGAAGGCGTAAGTGAGATTGATGCGTTAGATGAGGATTATGATCCGAATTTCCATCAAGCTATCATGACTGAAAAAAGAGAAGGCGTAGAGCCAAACAAAGTAATTGAAGTATTACAAAAAGGATATATGTTTAAAGACAGAGTTATTAGACCTGTCATCGTAAAAATAAGCGAATAA
- the hrcA gene encoding Heat-inducible transcription repressor HrcA: protein MLSKRQEVILRLIIEEYIKTAEPIGSRTLSKILEISSATIRNEMADLEELGYIEKTHTSSGRVPSDKGYHYYIETILQDGESFTQSFNAIDELFDNTNIKREEAIKQAMNLLSQLTNYTTIALGPSAYGSKVKKVELVPLSEDTCILLVITNQGHVESKQIIVPENTTLDDMKRVIEVLNDILYDCPINQVSEKLHYEMNAKKIEDILSYNQTIIDSFLEAFTKFTQSKFYLSGKNKVLYQPEFSDLTRVRELLTFFEQNDIFRLVENTKNEEMSVRIGKENQITAMRDCTVITVPYDLNDEESGTIAIVGPTRMEYQKVIPLVKYLASHMSKLYKRRK from the coding sequence ATGTTATCAAAACGCCAAGAAGTTATACTACGACTTATTATCGAAGAATACATTAAAACAGCTGAACCAATCGGTTCGAGAACGTTATCTAAAATCTTAGAAATCTCTTCAGCTACAATCAGAAATGAAATGGCTGATTTAGAGGAATTAGGTTATATTGAAAAAACACACACTTCGAGTGGAAGGGTACCTAGTGATAAAGGTTATCATTATTATATAGAGACTATTCTTCAAGATGGTGAAAGTTTTACTCAGAGTTTTAATGCAATTGATGAGTTATTTGATAATACAAATATAAAACGTGAAGAAGCAATTAAACAGGCGATGAATCTTTTAAGTCAACTGACAAATTACACAACGATAGCTCTAGGCCCGAGTGCTTATGGCTCGAAAGTGAAAAAAGTCGAATTAGTACCATTATCTGAAGACACTTGTATCTTACTAGTAATAACAAACCAGGGACATGTTGAAAGTAAACAAATTATTGTACCTGAAAACACTACTTTAGATGATATGAAACGTGTAATTGAAGTTTTAAATGATATTCTCTACGATTGTCCTATCAATCAAGTTAGTGAAAAACTTCATTATGAAATGAATGCTAAAAAGATTGAAGATATTCTATCTTACAATCAAACAATTATTGATTCATTCTTAGAAGCTTTTACTAAGTTTACACAAAGCAAATTCTACTTATCTGGTAAGAATAAAGTATTATATCAACCAGAGTTTAGTGATTTAACAAGAGTTCGCGAGTTACTTACTTTCTTTGAGCAAAACGATATTTTCCGCTTAGTAGAAAATACCAAAAACGAGGAAATGAGTGTTCGAATTGGGAAAGAAAACCAAATAACCGCAATGAGAGATTGTACAGTAATTACTGTTCCCTATGATTTGAATGATGAGGAATCAGGAACTATTGCAATTGTTGGTCCGACAAGAATGGAGTATCAAAAAGTTATACCCCTAGTAAAATATTTAGCTTCACATATGTCGAAGTTATATAAGAGGAGAAAGTAA
- the comC gene encoding Type 4 prepilin-like proteins leader peptide-processing enzyme, whose product MIMAWAIYLFFIGLFFGSFYNVVGIRVPQKETLLGRSHCPNCNKTLGWLELFPIIGYIVLKGKCKNCKTPISVKYPIMELITGVLFSVSFVILHENVVEYILVVVFISLMVIVTVSDMYYQIVPNIILLVFLPVIFGLRMFSSEIIWYYSILGGVLGFCFMYFLAWYGKKRFKREALGGGDIKLYFLIGLFLGVETVFLSLLFAAILGLIYSVVFRKKSGYLPFVPFIAVGSMIAYYYGPMFLDWYMGLIF is encoded by the coding sequence ATGATTATGGCTTGGGCGATTTATTTATTTTTTATCGGTTTATTCTTTGGTTCATTCTATAACGTTGTCGGGATCAGAGTTCCCCAAAAGGAAACGTTATTAGGAAGAAGCCATTGTCCAAATTGTAATAAAACATTAGGATGGCTAGAACTGTTTCCTATAATTGGTTATATTGTTTTAAAAGGTAAGTGTAAAAACTGTAAAACACCTATTTCGGTCAAGTATCCGATTATGGAACTAATAACCGGTGTTTTATTTTCGGTTTCATTTGTAATTTTACATGAAAATGTGGTAGAATATATATTAGTAGTGGTATTTATATCTTTAATGGTTATTGTGACTGTTAGTGATATGTATTACCAAATTGTACCGAACATAATTTTACTTGTATTTCTTCCGGTCATTTTTGGATTAAGAATGTTTTCTTCAGAAATCATTTGGTATTATTCAATTTTAGGAGGAGTACTTGGTTTTTGCTTTATGTATTTCCTTGCCTGGTATGGTAAAAAACGTTTTAAACGTGAGGCACTTGGTGGCGGAGATATTAAACTGTATTTTTTAATCGGATTATTCTTAGGAGTTGAAACAGTTTTTCTTTCATTACTGTTCGCAGCTATTCTAGGTTTGATCTATAGTGTTGTTTTTAGAAAAAAATCAGGTTATTTACCTTTTGTACCATTTATCGCGGTTGGTAGTATGATTGCTTATTATTACGGACCAATGTTTCTTGATTGGTATATGGGGTTAATATTCTAA
- the fimA gene encoding Fimbrial protein precursor: MNNKGVTLIELLIVIVVLGIISAFAIPAVGDIITNTEKEAVLQDARAIESAARLYCGQKTCTSTELAGLTWSDLSSGVEVFDADLYEETDGDGTADTLVASYSGGEWTVILTANAAGTTTGGEYSFGASAGTGAVPSSSTKDQVFIP, encoded by the coding sequence ATGAATAATAAAGGTGTAACTTTAATTGAATTATTAATCGTAATTGTAGTACTAGGTATTATTAGTGCATTCGCTATTCCAGCGGTTGGAGATATTATTACTAATACTGAAAAAGAAGCTGTTCTTCAAGATGCTAGAGCAATTGAATCTGCTGCTAGACTATATTGTGGGCAAAAAACTTGTACATCAACTGAATTAGCTGGGTTAACTTGGTCTGATTTAAGTTCTGGTGTTGAAGTGTTTGATGCTGATTTATATGAAGAAACTGACGGAGATGGAACTGCTGATACATTAGTAGCGTCTTACTCAGGTGGAGAATGGACAGTAATCTTAACTGCAAATGCTGCAGGAACAACAACTGGTGGAGAATATTCATTCGGTGCTAGTGCTGGTACTGGAGCTGTTCCAAGTTCATCAACAAAAGATCAAGTATTTATACCTTAA
- a CDS encoding Competence protein A encodes MSRLTINCFFTDKEFNFIEKPDGYNMKKLKYSSVKLPPGTIENGIIYKEERLLKLLKDTFKLFKIKARRVNLIVHEELFTFRKIEVPIIYKPSEIGDYIESQIGKTIMIPFNDMKMDYIIHKKNEDSYEVIMFYAPKHELKSYIDLFYEMNMQVVRTDIPPLSLHRLYYYRKYEDSDIQFDTDIMFLAIFDDTYSMYIFDQEIPIFSLVQNLNVSQLQGEKYLSVLDQEVAKISNYYKYNLNAGDRTIENLVLFNMSTKLTNDQIHDYFYEEGSNLKAEVFDMKTVSKIVDTLIDRECYIPLAASLPETKGIF; translated from the coding sequence ATGTCAAGACTAACAATTAACTGTTTCTTTACTGATAAAGAGTTCAACTTTATTGAAAAACCAGACGGCTATAACATGAAAAAGTTAAAATATTCTAGTGTTAAATTGCCTCCTGGAACAATTGAAAATGGGATAATCTATAAAGAAGAACGTTTACTAAAACTTTTGAAGGATACATTTAAGTTATTCAAGATTAAAGCGCGTCGTGTGAATCTAATTGTCCACGAGGAACTTTTTACGTTCAGAAAGATTGAAGTGCCGATTATCTACAAACCAAGTGAAATTGGTGACTATATTGAATCGCAAATTGGTAAAACAATTATGATCCCATTCAATGATATGAAAATGGATTATATTATTCATAAGAAAAACGAGGATTCATATGAAGTTATTATGTTCTATGCTCCAAAGCATGAACTTAAGTCATATATTGATTTATTCTATGAAATGAATATGCAAGTGGTAAGAACAGATATTCCACCATTATCATTACATCGTTTATATTATTATCGTAAATATGAAGATTCTGATATCCAGTTCGATACTGATATCATGTTCCTAGCGATTTTTGATGATACATATTCAATGTATATCTTCGATCAGGAAATTCCAATCTTCAGTTTAGTACAAAACTTGAATGTTAGTCAGCTTCAAGGAGAAAAATACTTAAGTGTTTTAGATCAAGAAGTTGCTAAAATTTCCAATTACTATAAATATAACTTGAACGCTGGTGACAGAACTATTGAAAACCTTGTCTTGTTCAATATGTCAACCAAATTAACCAATGATCAAATCCATGATTACTTCTATGAAGAAGGTTCAAACCTAAAAGCTGAAGTCTTCGATATGAAAACAGTAAGTAAAATAGTAGATACTCTAATAGATCGTGAGTGCTACATTCCACTTGCTGCTAGTTTGCCAGAGACGAAAGGTATTTTCTAA
- the rpmG2_2 gene encoding 50S ribosomal protein L33 2: protein MRSGFTLRCTVCKSENYRMAKNKKLHPERLETNKFCPKCGKSTQHKEKK from the coding sequence ATGAGAAGTGGATTTACATTGAGATGTACTGTATGTAAAAGCGAAAACTATCGTATGGCAAAAAACAAAAAACTTCATCCTGAAAGACTAGAAACAAATAAGTTCTGTCCTAAGTGTGGAAAAAGTACACAACATAAAGAGAAAAAATAA
- a CDS encoding putative metallo-hydrolase produces the protein MVKAIINEYTENTYVINQKKEVLIIDPGAHFLEIDAYIKENEYDVKGILLTHGHFDHLYTLEETQKAYDCPVYIFIDERDFLFNPNLNLSSSLNKPIIFKNKDKVITLDKDSVITLGKEQITLIHTPGHSRGSVCYKYKRFLFSGDTLFKGTIGRTDLPTSNKKQLMESLKLILKVTRDNTVVYPGHGNFTTILNEKHENQYLRLLK, from the coding sequence ATGGTTAAAGCAATTATAAATGAATATACAGAAAACACCTATGTTATAAATCAAAAAAAAGAAGTTCTGATTATTGATCCTGGAGCACATTTTTTAGAAATTGATGCATATATAAAGGAAAATGAGTATGATGTCAAAGGAATCTTGTTAACACATGGACACTTTGATCATTTATACACACTTGAAGAAACACAAAAGGCATATGATTGTCCGGTATATATTTTTATAGATGAAAGAGATTTTCTGTTTAATCCTAATTTAAATCTTTCAAGTTCACTGAATAAACCAATTATTTTTAAGAACAAAGATAAAGTAATTACATTAGATAAAGATAGTGTAATCACATTAGGGAAAGAGCAAATCACTTTAATACATACGCCAGGACATTCAAGAGGTAGTGTTTGTTATAAATACAAAAGATTCTTATTTTCTGGAGATACCTTATTTAAAGGAACTATCGGAAGAACTGATCTACCGACATCAAATAAAAAGCAATTAATGGAATCTTTAAAACTCATTTTAAAAGTAACAAGAGATAATACAGTTGTATATCCAGGTCATGGTAATTTTACAACAATTCTAAATGAGAAACACGAAAATCAGTACTTGAGATTATTGAAATAA
- the ispG gene encoding 4-hydroxy-3-methylbut-2-en-1-yl diphosphate synthase: MTRKNTKLIKVRDVLIGNKNKIVIQTMTTTKTSNIEETIRQINTLATAGADIVRLAIFDESDADAIKEIKRQTNVPLVADIHFNYRFALTCIANGIDKIRINPGNIGSEDRIKRVVDACKKKQIPIRIGINGGSLEKHIIEKYGVTAEGMLESAKYHVSLLEKYKFYDIVLSLKSSHIDKTVEAYRLASKEFDYPLHLGVTEAGTKFGGTIKSSIGLGILLYEGIGDTIRVSLSADPIEEVKVAKELLSSLGLYTKARLISCPTCGRLQYKMFDLVNKVEAYLEDKEYDLTVAVMGCAVNGPGEAKAADIGIAGGRNGGLIFVNGETKRKVNEEDMYDELIKEIENYPKK, encoded by the coding sequence ATGACGAGAAAAAATACAAAATTAATTAAAGTTAGAGATGTTTTAATTGGTAATAAAAATAAAATTGTGATTCAAACAATGACAACTACCAAAACTAGTAATATCGAAGAAACTATTAGACAAATTAATACATTAGCTACTGCTGGTGCTGATATTGTCAGGTTAGCCATCTTTGATGAGAGTGACGCAGATGCTATTAAGGAAATCAAAAGACAAACAAATGTTCCGCTAGTAGCTGATATTCATTTTAATTATCGCTTTGCGCTTACTTGTATTGCTAACGGGATTGATAAAATCAGAATTAATCCTGGCAATATCGGTAGTGAGGATAGAATTAAAAGAGTTGTTGATGCATGTAAGAAGAAACAAATACCGATTAGAATCGGAATCAATGGTGGTAGTTTAGAAAAACATATTATCGAAAAATATGGTGTTACTGCTGAAGGTATGTTAGAAAGTGCTAAATACCATGTTAGTTTATTAGAGAAATATAAGTTTTATGACATTGTACTATCTTTAAAAAGTAGTCATATCGATAAGACTGTTGAAGCATACAGACTAGCTAGTAAAGAATTTGACTATCCCCTTCATTTAGGAGTTACTGAAGCAGGAACTAAATTCGGCGGAACTATCAAAAGTTCAATTGGTTTAGGAATTCTTTTATACGAAGGTATCGGTGATACAATTCGTGTTAGTTTATCGGCTGATCCTATCGAAGAAGTTAAAGTCGCAAAAGAATTATTAAGTAGTCTAGGTTTATACACCAAAGCCCGATTGATTAGTTGTCCGACTTGTGGAAGACTTCAATATAAGATGTTTGATTTAGTTAACAAAGTAGAAGCTTATCTAGAGGACAAAGAATACGACCTCACTGTTGCGGTGATGGGTTGTGCTGTCAATGGTCCCGGAGAGGCAAAAGCTGCTGATATCGGAATTGCTGGTGGTAGAAACGGTGGGTTAATATTTGTTAACGGTGAGACGAAACGTAAAGTTAACGAGGAAGATATGTATGACGAATTGATTAAGGAAATTGAAAATTATCCAAAAAAATAG
- the glcK gene encoding Glucokinase translates to MKKYVYGIDIGGTTIKMGLFNQDTSLLEKWEIKTSKTNDGRNVINDIYQSIIKKTPNLQEVIGYGFGVPGPVIKNNVSVVVNLGWKDVNLKNEFKDLLENDNICVGNDANVATLGEAFYGAGKGKKQVAMLTLGTGVGGGIVVDGNVVEGYNGAAGEIGHLYVSQEYEFACNCGKKGCLETVASATGIRNLYYKMKESFQGNSTLEKLELPSAKAIFSAAKHNDELASKVVEEASKNIGYACAILSVASNPEVIIIGGGVSKSGEFLFEKVRRYFKKFTFVSVENTKIVGATLGNDAGIYGAARMVING, encoded by the coding sequence ATGAAAAAATACGTTTATGGAATTGATATTGGCGGAACGACAATAAAAATGGGACTATTCAATCAAGACACTTCCCTATTAGAAAAATGGGAGATTAAAACAAGCAAAACTAACGACGGACGTAATGTTATTAACGATATTTATCAGAGTATTATTAAGAAAACACCTAATTTACAGGAAGTTATCGGATACGGTTTTGGTGTTCCTGGACCAGTTATAAAAAACAATGTTAGTGTTGTAGTTAATCTGGGTTGGAAAGATGTCAATCTGAAAAACGAATTTAAAGACTTATTAGAAAATGACAATATATGTGTTGGTAATGATGCGAATGTTGCTACTTTGGGTGAGGCTTTCTATGGTGCTGGCAAAGGAAAAAAACAAGTTGCAATGTTAACGCTAGGTACTGGTGTTGGTGGCGGAATTGTAGTTGATGGTAATGTTGTAGAAGGTTATAATGGTGCTGCTGGAGAAATAGGACATTTATATGTTTCTCAGGAGTACGAATTTGCTTGTAATTGTGGCAAAAAGGGTTGTTTAGAGACAGTAGCTAGTGCAACTGGAATTAGAAACCTTTATTATAAAATGAAAGAATCTTTTCAAGGTAATTCAACTTTGGAAAAACTAGAATTACCTTCAGCAAAAGCAATTTTTAGCGCAGCTAAACATAATGATGAACTTGCTTCGAAAGTAGTTGAAGAAGCTTCGAAAAATATTGGGTATGCTTGTGCGATTCTAAGTGTTGCATCTAACCCAGAGGTAATCATAATTGGTGGTGGTGTTTCTAAATCTGGAGAATTCCTATTTGAAAAAGTACGAAGATATTTCAAGAAGTTTACGTTTGTCTCAGTAGAAAACACCAAAATTGTTGGTGCAACTTTGGGTAACGACGCCGGAATTTATGGTGCAGCAAGGATGGTTATCAATGGTTAA